From a single Methylosinus sp. H3A genomic region:
- a CDS encoding DUF937 domain-containing protein has protein sequence MSNIVDIIQSAQGGQIIENLSDRLGLASWQTRSAVEALLPALVAALRNAAEEPQSLRPVIDAANDSAHRAAFESAEDAHSQASVEGGDAIVAHLFGSASAAGEVSQFAARESGLRADVLQRLLPILVSVAAGGLGSTLERQGVGHPAEQPAPTPAAPSGGWLSALFGSLFGNKPAAQPQAATPAKAADTLDAARDHIRETLTPPANADGQAGLDELLARIFASAKS, from the coding sequence ATGTCGAATATCGTCGATATAATACAGTCCGCCCAAGGCGGCCAGATCATCGAAAATCTCTCTGATCGCTTGGGTCTCGCATCCTGGCAGACGCGATCGGCCGTCGAAGCGCTGTTGCCCGCGCTGGTCGCGGCGCTGCGCAATGCGGCCGAGGAGCCGCAATCGCTGCGCCCGGTCATCGACGCCGCCAACGACTCCGCCCACCGCGCCGCCTTCGAGAGCGCCGAGGACGCCCATTCGCAGGCGAGCGTCGAAGGGGGCGACGCCATTGTCGCGCATTTGTTCGGCTCCGCCTCGGCCGCCGGCGAGGTCTCGCAATTCGCTGCGCGCGAGAGCGGGCTGCGCGCCGATGTGCTGCAGCGGCTGCTGCCGATTCTCGTCTCCGTCGCGGCCGGCGGGCTCGGCTCCACGCTGGAGCGCCAGGGCGTCGGCCATCCCGCGGAACAGCCCGCCCCCACGCCCGCGGCCCCCTCGGGCGGCTGGCTGAGCGCACTCTTTGGATCCCTGTTCGGGAATAAGCCGGCCGCGCAGCCGCAAGCGGCCACGCCGGCGAAGGCCGCGGACACGCTCGACGCGGCGCGGGATCATATCCGAGAGACGCTCACGCCCCCGGCCAACGCCGACGGGCAGGCTGGACTCGACGAATTGCTGGCGCGGATTTTCGCCTCGGCGAAGAGTTGA
- the thrB gene encoding homoserine kinase, with translation MAVYTDVDDEELIAFLAGYDLGALLSCKGIAEGVENSNYFLHTSAGSYILTLYEKRVAEADLPFFLGLMEHLSAKGLTCPQPVRDRAGAALGRLAGRPAAIVTFLDGYSIHHPESAHCARLGEALAQLHLAGADFPLRRANALSVGGWRPLYAPFSARAGEVAEDLGEIVASELESLERDWPKGLPEGVIHADLFPDNVFFLGDRVSGLIDFYFACVDSLAYDLAICLNAWCFDAAGSYDADKGAALLESYARARPLSAAEVEAFPLLARGAALRFLLTRFVDWLDVPAGALVRPKDPREYLARLRFHRTIRAARDYGLRA, from the coding sequence ATGGCCGTCTACACGGATGTCGACGACGAGGAGCTGATCGCCTTTCTCGCCGGTTATGATCTCGGCGCGCTCTTGTCCTGCAAGGGCATCGCCGAAGGGGTCGAGAACTCCAATTATTTCCTGCATACGAGCGCCGGCAGCTACATTCTCACGCTCTATGAGAAGCGCGTCGCGGAGGCCGATCTGCCCTTCTTCCTCGGGCTGATGGAGCATCTTTCCGCCAAGGGCCTCACTTGTCCCCAGCCGGTGCGCGATCGCGCCGGCGCGGCGCTCGGACGGCTGGCGGGCAGACCGGCGGCGATCGTCACCTTTCTCGACGGCTATTCCATCCATCATCCAGAGTCCGCCCATTGCGCGCGGCTCGGCGAGGCGCTCGCGCAATTGCATCTCGCGGGGGCGGATTTTCCGCTGCGCCGCGCCAATGCGCTCTCGGTCGGCGGCTGGCGGCCGCTCTATGCGCCTTTTTCCGCGCGCGCCGGCGAGGTGGCGGAGGATTTGGGGGAGATCGTCGCCAGCGAGCTCGAGTCGCTCGAGCGCGATTGGCCGAAGGGGCTGCCGGAGGGCGTCATCCACGCCGATCTTTTTCCGGACAATGTGTTCTTCCTCGGCGATCGCGTCTCCGGCCTCATCGACTTCTATTTCGCCTGCGTCGATTCGCTGGCCTATGATCTCGCCATCTGCCTCAACGCTTGGTGTTTCGACGCCGCCGGAAGCTATGACGCCGACAAGGGCGCGGCGCTGCTCGAATCTTACGCCCGCGCCCGCCCGCTGTCGGCGGCGGAAGTGGAGGCCTTTCCGCTGCTCGCCCGCGGCGCGGCTCTGCGCTTCCTGCTGACGCGCTTCGTCGATTGGCTGGACGTGCCGGCGGGCGCCTTGGTGCGGCCCAAAGACCCGCGCGAATATCTCGCGCGCCTGCGCTTCCACAGGACGATCCGCGCCGCCCGCGACTATGGCCTGCGCGCGTGA
- a CDS encoding Flp family type IVb pilin, translating to MPNCLRRFLADERGATALEYAMIGFFLSIVILGATRIIGTKLSAAYYLPVANNLT from the coding sequence ATGCCGAATTGCCTGCGCCGATTCTTGGCCGACGAACGCGGAGCGACGGCCCTCGAATATGCGATGATCGGCTTCTTTCTCTCGATCGTGATCCTGGGGGCGACGCGCATTATCGGCACCAAATTATCGGCCGCCTATTATCTGCCCGTCGCCAATAATCTGACCTGA
- the rnhA gene encoding ribonuclease HI — translation MSGRVAIWTDGACSGNPGPGGWGAILRFGEREKEICGGETGTTNNRMELTAAIEALEALTRPCHVDLHTDSQYVRDGITSWLKGWKARGWKTADRKPVKNMDLWTRLDAAAERHEVAWHWVRGHAGDEMNERADALARKGMAPFQSRSKLR, via the coding sequence GTGAGTGGGCGCGTCGCAATTTGGACCGACGGCGCCTGCTCGGGCAATCCGGGCCCGGGAGGCTGGGGCGCGATTTTGCGCTTCGGCGAGCGGGAGAAGGAGATTTGCGGCGGCGAGACGGGGACCACCAACAACCGCATGGAGCTCACCGCGGCGATCGAGGCGCTGGAGGCGCTGACGCGGCCCTGCCATGTCGATCTGCACACCGACTCGCAATATGTGCGCGACGGCATCACCTCTTGGCTCAAGGGCTGGAAGGCGCGCGGCTGGAAGACGGCGGACCGCAAGCCGGTGAAAAACATGGACCTTTGGACGCGTCTCGACGCCGCGGCCGAGCGTCACGAGGTGGCCTGGCATTGGGTGCGCGGCCATGCCGGCGACGAGATGAACGAGCGCGCCGACGCCCTCGCCCGCAAGGGCATGGCGCCGTTTCAGTCGCGATCGAAATTGCGATGA
- a CDS encoding glutamate--cysteine ligase translates to MARDVNDTTPITSRNALVEWFEAGIKTPDDLNVGTEHEKIPFFGASRAPVPYEGPAGGIKDLLEGLGAALGWEPITDRGAIIGLYDPHGLGAVSLEPGGQFELSGAPLPTIHDAKAELDVHFAALEPIARRLGVSFLDLGASPKWRRAETPAMPKQRYVIMAGYMPKVGSLGLDMMFRTATIQVNLDFVSETDMVDKLRVGLALQPIVTALFANSPFIDGEPAGVLSQRSHIWRDTDADRTGMLPFAFEPGMGFERYVDYALDVPLYFVKRGEVYHDVAGASFRDLLDGKLAALPGERATMSDWANHLGAIFPEARLKRYLEMRGADGGPRSHMAALPALFVGLFYDRAALDGALALIEGWSAEERDALRADVPRLALEARIRGRRALDIARDMLALARGGLARRARLDAQGQDETIYLAPLEEIAESGRTLAQQRLEAYHGRWGRSVDPAFEDCVL, encoded by the coding sequence ATGGCTCGCGACGTAAACGATACGACGCCGATCACGTCGCGCAATGCGCTCGTGGAGTGGTTCGAGGCTGGGATCAAGACGCCCGACGATCTCAACGTCGGCACGGAGCATGAGAAAATCCCGTTTTTCGGGGCGAGCCGCGCGCCCGTCCCCTATGAGGGCCCGGCCGGCGGGATCAAGGATCTGCTCGAGGGGCTCGGCGCGGCGCTGGGCTGGGAGCCGATCACCGATCGCGGAGCGATCATCGGCCTCTATGACCCGCATGGCCTCGGGGCCGTGTCGCTCGAGCCGGGCGGCCAGTTCGAATTGTCCGGGGCGCCGCTGCCCACGATTCACGACGCGAAAGCCGAGCTCGACGTCCATTTCGCGGCGCTGGAGCCCATCGCGCGGCGGCTCGGCGTCTCCTTTCTCGATCTCGGCGCGAGCCCGAAATGGCGGCGCGCCGAAACGCCCGCCATGCCCAAGCAGCGCTACGTCATAATGGCCGGCTATATGCCCAAGGTCGGCTCGCTCGGCCTCGACATGATGTTTCGCACGGCGACCATTCAGGTCAATCTCGACTTCGTCTCCGAGACGGACATGGTGGACAAGCTGCGCGTCGGCCTGGCGCTGCAGCCGATCGTCACCGCGCTCTTCGCCAATTCGCCCTTCATCGACGGCGAGCCGGCCGGCGTGCTGTCGCAGCGCTCGCATATCTGGCGCGACACCGACGCCGACCGCACCGGAATGCTGCCTTTCGCCTTCGAGCCCGGCATGGGCTTCGAGCGCTATGTCGATTATGCGCTGGACGTGCCGCTCTATTTCGTCAAGCGCGGCGAGGTCTATCACGACGTCGCCGGCGCGAGCTTCCGCGACCTCTTGGACGGCAAGCTCGCGGCCCTGCCCGGCGAGCGCGCGACAATGTCGGACTGGGCCAATCATCTGGGCGCGATCTTTCCCGAGGCCCGGCTGAAGCGCTATCTGGAGATGCGCGGCGCCGACGGCGGCCCGCGCTCGCATATGGCGGCCCTGCCGGCGCTCTTCGTCGGTCTATTCTACGACCGCGCCGCGCTGGACGGCGCGCTGGCGCTCATCGAGGGCTGGAGCGCCGAGGAGCGCGACGCCCTACGGGCCGACGTTCCCCGCCTCGCGCTGGAGGCGCGCATCCGCGGCCGCCGGGCGCTCGACATCGCCCGCGACATGTTGGCGCTGGCCCGCGGCGGCCTCGCCCGGAGAGCGAGACTGGACGCGCAGGGACAGGACGAGACCATTTATCTCGCGCCGCTGGAGGAGATCGCCGAGAGCGGCCGCACGCTGGCGCAGCAGCGGCTCGAGGCCTATCACGGACGCTGGGGCCGTTCGGTCGATCCGGCCTTCGAGGATTGCGTGTTGTGA
- a CDS encoding 16S rRNA (uracil(1498)-N(3))-methyltransferase has product MSHYDFSAQRLFVDARLEAGARIVPDADRLNYLLNVLRLREGDAILLFNGRDGEWRARLEEVARRKAILVPVERLREQTASADLHYCFSPLKHARLDYMAQKATEMGVSRLAPVITRRTQARRVNLERLAANVVEAAEQCGVLSVPEVVEELSLEAHLAARPAGRLLVFCDEDAEVADPIAALRAAPEHEGVDVLVGPEGGFDPAEREAILAAAPLIARLSLGPRILRADTAAVAALTLVQAALGDWR; this is encoded by the coding sequence GTGTCACACTATGATTTTTCCGCGCAGCGCCTTTTCGTCGATGCGCGCCTCGAGGCCGGGGCGCGTATCGTCCCGGATGCCGATCGGCTCAATTATCTGTTGAATGTGCTGCGCCTGCGCGAGGGCGACGCGATTTTGCTGTTCAACGGGCGCGACGGGGAGTGGCGGGCCCGGCTCGAGGAGGTGGCGCGGCGCAAGGCGATTCTCGTTCCGGTGGAGCGCCTGCGCGAGCAGACCGCGAGCGCCGATCTGCATTATTGCTTCTCGCCGCTCAAACATGCGCGGCTCGACTATATGGCCCAGAAGGCGACCGAGATGGGCGTCTCGCGCCTCGCGCCTGTCATCACCCGCCGCACCCAGGCGCGCCGCGTCAATCTCGAGCGGCTCGCCGCCAATGTGGTGGAGGCGGCGGAGCAATGCGGCGTGCTCAGCGTGCCGGAGGTCGTCGAGGAGCTCTCGCTCGAGGCGCATCTCGCCGCGCGGCCGGCCGGGCGGCTGCTCGTCTTCTGCGACGAGGACGCCGAGGTCGCCGATCCGATCGCCGCCTTGCGCGCGGCGCCGGAGCATGAGGGCGTCGATGTGCTGGTCGGCCCGGAGGGCGGCTTCGATCCCGCCGAGCGCGAGGCGATTCTCGCCGCCGCGCCGCTCATCGCGCGTCTCTCGCTCGGACCGCGCATCCTGCGCGCCGACACCGCCGCCGTCGCGGCGCTGACCCTGGTGCAGGCGGCGCTCGGAGATTGGCGTTGA
- a CDS encoding protein-disulfide reductase DsbD domain-containing protein: MNIANPTTAALAMALLASAPGAQAQDADFASPPARAAHSSARLLSAGAPSGGVYRLGVEIALDPRTVTYWRSPGDAGAPPVFDFSASENVAAVETLYPAPKHIVEAGMTVAGYDESLIFPLRVTPKQAGKPVVVKLALNYAACAEICLPAKARLSLALPTTGASPFAARLATAEALVPRPIGAGEAKQFVEVARAGAGAWRLRYLGPGRAADVFVEAPEPFIIDSAADGKGGFELKLGEGKQDGAIDARATIRTESGGLELPLTLE; encoded by the coding sequence ATGAACATCGCAAATCCGACGACGGCCGCGCTCGCCATGGCCCTCCTCGCCTCGGCGCCCGGCGCGCAGGCGCAGGATGCGGACTTCGCCTCGCCGCCCGCCCGCGCGGCGCATTCGTCCGCGCGTCTCCTCTCGGCTGGCGCGCCGAGCGGCGGCGTTTATCGGCTCGGCGTCGAGATCGCGCTCGATCCGCGGACGGTGACCTATTGGCGCAGTCCCGGCGACGCCGGCGCGCCGCCCGTCTTCGACTTCTCCGCCTCGGAGAATGTCGCCGCCGTGGAGACGCTCTATCCGGCGCCCAAACATATCGTCGAAGCCGGGATGACGGTCGCGGGCTATGACGAGAGCCTGATTTTTCCGCTGCGCGTCACCCCGAAGCAGGCGGGAAAGCCCGTCGTGGTGAAGCTGGCGCTGAACTATGCCGCCTGCGCGGAAATCTGCCTGCCGGCCAAGGCCCGGCTCTCTCTTGCTCTGCCGACGACAGGAGCTTCGCCCTTCGCGGCGCGGCTCGCGACCGCAGAGGCGCTGGTTCCGCGCCCGATCGGCGCCGGCGAGGCGAAGCAATTTGTGGAGGTCGCGCGCGCCGGCGCGGGGGCCTGGCGGCTGCGCTATCTCGGACCCGGCCGGGCGGCGGATGTCTTCGTCGAGGCGCCGGAGCCCTTCATCATCGACAGCGCCGCCGACGGCAAGGGCGGCTTCGAGCTGAAGCTCGGCGAAGGCAAGCAGGACGGCGCCATAGACGCCCGCGCGACGATCCGCACCGAGAGCGGCGGGCTCGAGCTGCCGTTGACGCTGGAATAG
- the ispH gene encoding 4-hydroxy-3-methylbut-2-enyl diphosphate reductase yields the protein MNIQHRPSQKPPLKILLCSPRGFCAGVVRAIDAVERALAKFGPPVYVRHEIVHNRYVVEALKAKGAIFVEELEEVPDTSAPVIFSAHGVAKSVSAEAASRNLLAIDATCPLVTKVHREAEIHHKRGRKVLLVGHSGHPEVVGTMGQLPPGAVVLVESVAAVSELRLEGEANLAYVTQTTLSLDDSQEIVSALTRRFPQIVGPHKEDICYATTNRQAAVKQVAPQVDAVIVVGSPNSSNSQRLREVAERAGAPAQLVQGRSEIDWRMFTGIASLGISAGASAPEVLVEEIMEAFAERYEISVETVSAALEDVAFPLPKELRALA from the coding sequence ATGAATATTCAGCACCGCCCGTCGCAGAAGCCGCCGTTGAAAATTCTTCTGTGCTCGCCGCGCGGCTTCTGCGCGGGCGTCGTGCGGGCGATCGACGCGGTGGAGCGGGCGCTCGCCAAATTCGGGCCGCCCGTCTATGTGCGCCACGAGATCGTCCACAATCGCTATGTGGTCGAGGCGTTGAAGGCCAAGGGCGCGATCTTCGTCGAGGAGCTCGAGGAGGTGCCAGACACGTCGGCGCCGGTGATCTTCTCCGCCCATGGCGTCGCGAAATCCGTCTCCGCCGAGGCCGCCTCGCGCAATCTGCTCGCCATAGACGCCACCTGCCCACTGGTGACCAAGGTCCATCGCGAGGCGGAGATTCATCACAAGCGCGGTCGCAAAGTGTTGCTGGTCGGCCATTCCGGCCATCCCGAGGTGGTCGGCACCATGGGCCAGCTGCCGCCGGGCGCGGTGGTGCTCGTCGAATCGGTCGCGGCGGTGTCGGAGCTGCGGCTCGAGGGCGAGGCCAATCTCGCCTATGTGACGCAGACCACTCTTTCGCTCGACGATTCGCAGGAGATCGTGAGCGCTTTGACGCGGCGATTCCCGCAGATCGTCGGTCCCCATAAGGAGGACATCTGCTACGCGACGACCAATCGCCAGGCGGCTGTCAAGCAGGTCGCGCCACAGGTCGACGCGGTGATCGTCGTCGGCTCGCCCAACTCCTCCAATTCGCAGCGTCTGCGCGAGGTGGCGGAGCGCGCCGGCGCGCCCGCGCAGCTCGTCCAGGGCCGCAGCGAGATCGATTGGCGCATGTTCACCGGCATAGCTTCGCTCGGCATCAGCGCCGGGGCCTCGGCGCCCGAGGTGCTCGTCGAGGAGATCATGGAGGCTTTCGCCGAGCGTTACGAAATCTCCGTCGAGACCGTGTCCGCCGCGCTGGAGGATGTCGCCTTCCCCTTGCCCAAGGAGTTGCGCGCGCTCGCCTGA